One genomic segment of Pongo abelii isolate AG06213 chromosome 13, NHGRI_mPonAbe1-v2.0_pri, whole genome shotgun sequence includes these proteins:
- the LOC100458315 gene encoding LOW QUALITY PROTEIN: nuclear transport factor 2-like (The sequence of the model RefSeq protein was modified relative to this genomic sequence to represent the inferred CDS: deleted 1 base in 1 codon; substituted 1 base at 1 genomic stop codon): MGDKLIWKQTESSFIQHYYQLFDKDRAQIGTIYTDASGLAWEGQQFQGKAAIVEKLSSLLFQKIQYNIKAQDHXPTLDSCIISMVVGELKIDEDPIIGFHQTFLLKNISEAWVCTHDMFRLALLNFG; the protein is encoded by the exons ATGGGAGATAAGCTGATTTGGAAGCAGACTGAATCCAGCTTCATTCAACATTACTACCAGTTATTTGATAAAGATAGAGCCCAAATAGGTACAATTTACACTGATGCGTCAGGCCTTGCGTGGGAAGGACAGCAATTCCAGGGGAAAGCTGCCATTGTGGAGAAGTTGTCTAGCCTTCTGTTCCAGAAAATCCAGTACAACATC AAGGCACAGGACCATTAGCCCACACTAGATAGCTGCATCATCAGCATGGTTGTGGGTGAGCTTAAGATAGATGAAGACCCCATCATCGGGTTCCACCAGACATTCCTATTAAAGAATATCAGTGAAGCCTGGGTTTGCACCCATGACATGTTCAGGCTTGCCCTGCTCAACTTTGGCTGA